A region from the uncultured Bacteroides sp. genome encodes:
- the gdhA gene encoding NADP-specific glutamate dehydrogenase, with translation MNINQIMSSLEAKHPGESEYLQAVKEVLLSIEDIYNQHPEFEKAKIIERLVEPDRIFTFRVTWVDDKGEVQTNLGYRVQFNNAIGPYKGGIRFHASVNLSILKFLGFEQTFKNALTTLPMGGGKGGSDFSPRGKSDAEIMRFCQAFMLELWRHLGPDMDVPAGDIGVGGREVGYMFGMYKKLTREFTGTFTGKGLEFGGSLIRPEATGFGGLYFVNQMLQTKGIDIKDKTIAISGFGNVAWGAAVKATELGAKVITISGPDGYIYDPRGISGEKIDYMLELRATGNDIVAPYADEYPEATFVPDKHPWEVKADIALPCATQNELNGEDAINLMKNNVLCVGEISNMGCTPEAIDLFIEHKVMYAPGKAVNAGGVATSGLEMSQNAMHLSWSAAEVDEKLHVIMHNIHAQCVKYATEPDGYINYVKGANIAGFMKVAHAMMGQGII, from the coding sequence ATGAATATCAATCAAATCATGTCCTCACTAGAGGCTAAACATCCCGGCGAATCTGAATATCTTCAAGCCGTAAAGGAAGTACTTCTATCCATCGAAGATATATATAACCAGCATCCCGAATTTGAAAAAGCCAAGATTATTGAGCGACTGGTAGAGCCTGACCGTATTTTTACGTTCCGTGTAACCTGGGTAGACGACAAGGGAGAAGTACAAACCAATCTGGGTTACCGGGTACAGTTCAACAACGCAATAGGCCCCTATAAAGGAGGAATCAGATTTCATGCATCGGTGAATCTCTCCATCCTGAAGTTTTTGGGCTTTGAACAAACATTTAAGAACGCATTGACTACCCTGCCAATGGGCGGAGGCAAAGGAGGTTCCGATTTCTCGCCCCGTGGCAAAAGTGATGCTGAAATCATGCGTTTCTGCCAAGCCTTTATGCTCGAATTATGGCGGCATCTGGGGCCGGACATGGATGTTCCTGCAGGCGACATAGGCGTAGGCGGGCGCGAAGTAGGCTACATGTTTGGCATGTATAAGAAGCTAACGCGTGAGTTCACAGGTACCTTTACCGGCAAAGGACTGGAGTTTGGCGGTTCTTTAATTCGCCCCGAAGCAACCGGATTTGGTGGGTTGTACTTCGTTAACCAGATGCTTCAAACTAAAGGTATAGACATAAAAGATAAAACCATTGCTATTTCCGGATTCGGAAATGTAGCTTGGGGAGCAGCCGTAAAAGCAACCGAATTGGGTGCTAAAGTAATAACCATCTCCGGACCGGACGGATATATTTATGATCCCAGAGGCATCAGTGGAGAAAAAATAGACTATATGCTCGAACTTCGTGCAACGGGCAATGATATTGTGGCACCTTATGCCGACGAATATCCCGAAGCCACTTTTGTACCCGATAAGCATCCATGGGAAGTGAAAGCAGACATTGCCTTGCCTTGTGCCACCCAAAATGAGTTAAACGGTGAAGATGCTATAAATTTGATGAAAAATAACGTTCTTTGTGTCGGAGAGATTTCGAACATGGGTTGCACCCCGGAAGCAATTGACCTCTTCATTGAACACAAAGTAATGTATGCACCGGGCAAAGCAGTCAATGCAGGCGGTGTGGCTACTTCAGGACTGGAAATGTCTCAAAACGCCATGCACCTGAGTTGGAGTGCCGCTGAAGTGGATGAAAAGCTGCATGTCATTATGCATAATATTCATGCCCAATGTGTAAAATATGCTACCGAACCCGATGGGTACATTAATTACGTAAAAGGTGCCAACATTGCAGGTTTCATGAAAGTAGCCCACGCCATGATGGGACAAGGCATTATATGA
- a CDS encoding septal ring lytic transglycosylase RlpA family protein, with product MRKRIYLIICLFIICITHLLGQEVGNATFYHNRFHGHKTSDGGTYHKDSMTCAHKTYPLGTLLKVKNPRNGKEVIVKVTDRGPFNKRLMIDLSYRAAKELEIIRYGIAPVEISPFNAIRIPYRPQQDLALCNILQIAVNQTKYPLPFHR from the coding sequence ATGAGAAAAAGAATTTATTTAATTATCTGCCTATTTATAATATGCATTACCCACCTCCTTGGACAGGAGGTAGGTAATGCTACCTTTTACCACAACCGATTTCACGGACACAAAACCTCAGACGGAGGAACTTACCACAAAGACAGCATGACGTGTGCTCATAAAACCTATCCATTGGGCACCCTGCTTAAGGTAAAAAATCCCCGAAACGGAAAAGAGGTAATTGTGAAAGTAACAGACCGTGGCCCCTTCAATAAACGATTAATGATCGATCTATCCTATCGCGCTGCCAAAGAATTAGAGATTATTCGTTATGGCATAGCCCCGGTAGAAATATCACCATTCAACGCCATACGCATCCCTTATCGGCCGCAACAAGACCTTGCATTGTGTAATATTCTACAAATAGCCGTCAACCAAACAAAGTACCCTCTTCCATTTCATAGATAA